The region CGAGCCCTTCGTCGGTCAGGAGCTGCAAGGCCGGGTAGACCGAGCCAGAGCTGGGCTTCCAGAGACCGCCGCTCCGCTCGGCGATCTCCTGAATGATCTGGTAGCCGTTGCGCGGCTGCTCGGCCAGAAGCGCCAGCACGGCCGCGCGCACGTCGCCGCGCCGAACCTTCGGCCCGCGCCCGAACGGCGGGCCGAACGGACCCCAGCCGCCACCGCCACCGCGCCGGCCGCCCCTGCGGCCGGGGCCAAACTGCTCCCAGAACTCCGGGCCGCCGAACGGGCCGCCCGCGCCGAACGGCCCACCGGGACCAAAGGGTCCGCCACGGAAGCCGCGCCCACGCTGGCCGCCAAACGGCCACCCGCCAGACGGGGGCGGCGGTGGAGGCGGGGGGCCGGACGGCTGGTCCGGCCGGGGCCGGTCCTCAGGGCCAAAACGAGGGCCGCCCGGACCACCCGGGCCGCCCCGGCGGAGTCGCGGCTCCCAGGCGTCACCTTCACGACGCCAGGACCAGGGAAAATCACGCATCAGTCGTCCTCCATCGAGACTGTCGATAGTCGAATACGCGCTATCGATATATCGATAGTAGTACGAAGACAGACGTAGCGCAAGTCTTTTCGGCCGGTTCCGGGCGTTTTGGTCCTTTCGGCCTGCTGGCGGCAGGCTGCCGGGCCGGGCGCGCTGACGCTTCAGCGTGCGGCGTCTACGGCACGCGGTGTCCCAGCCGGCTCCTGGTCACCCGGGCCTCGGCCCAGTGCATGAAGCCGTGGTTCGTCACGGGGAAGACCAGCAAGAACGCGCTGCTCTTGCCGCCGTAGAAGCGCGGCAGCCACTGGGCGCGCTCCCCGACAATCGGCGGGACGGCAGCGAGGTGGCCTGCCACGTCGGGCACGGCGTCGAGCGCGTCGAAGTCGAGGCGCGCGACGACCTCGCGGGTCCGGCGTCCGACGGCTTCGCGGTAGGCCAGCAGCCCTGCCACGTCGATGCGCTCCGACAGCTCGCGCACGTCGTCGTCGCCATCGCCGGTGCCGACCAGCCGCCGCTCGACCTGCAGCTTCGTCGACCAGCCGCCGGCGTCCAGCACTTCCGGCTCGCCGCGCAGCAGCACGTTGACGGTCACATCCTCGATGCGCGTCATGTGCCAGAGGTGCCAGACGATGGAGCAGAGGCCGTCCGGGCTGGCGCGCAGCTCAGCCTCGTCCATGCGCTTAAGGGTGTCATCCTGCATGGTGAAGGCGCCGGCCGCCGCCAGCTCGGCCTCGGTACTGGTAGTCGCGGCGTGAATGCGCGTGTGATCCGCCAGGAAGAGTGCGCGAGCGTCCACGGTCGTGTCGCCTCCGGGTGGCAGCCGGGGTCGGCGGGGTGACGTGCATCTGTGGATGCCGCGTCAGGCCGGCCGGTCGGTCACCAGAGGGTAGACCGCCGGCCGGGCGCGCGGCGAGCGCGACTGGCAGGCGCGGCCCCGGGCGGCCATCGCCTGGGCGGCCATCGCCTGGGCGGCCATCGCCTGGGCGGCCATCGCCTGGGCGGCC is a window of Chloroflexota bacterium DNA encoding:
- a CDS encoding PadR family transcriptional regulator; protein product: MRDFPWSWRREGDAWEPRLRRGGPGGPGGPRFGPEDRPRPDQPSGPPPPPPPPSGGWPFGGQRGRGFRGGPFGPGGPFGAGGPFGGPEFWEQFGPGRRGGRRGGGGGWGPFGPPFGRGPKVRRGDVRAAVLALLAEQPRNGYQIIQEIAERSGGLWKPSSGSVYPALQLLTDEGLVEEATEDGRRSFRLTEAGRAYVEAHKDEVAAPWETMKADFIDSSTELFPLLGQVAMAVVQVSQAATPTQLKQARQVLADARRGLYQILAEGEGEAVSEAEAAGEGPAEDVPPTQV
- a CDS encoding DinB family protein, giving the protein MDARALFLADHTRIHAATTSTEAELAAAGAFTMQDDTLKRMDEAELRASPDGLCSIVWHLWHMTRIEDVTVNVLLRGEPEVLDAGGWSTKLQVERRLVGTGDGDDDVRELSERIDVAGLLAYREAVGRRTREVVARLDFDALDAVPDVAGHLAAVPPIVGERAQWLPRFYGGKSSAFLLVFPVTNHGFMHWAEARVTRSRLGHRVP